The nucleotide sequence CTAGCTGTAGCCAACGACAGTTCCTTGAACATCTCAATTTTGTTGGGAAAAGGCGATGGTACCTTTCAACCTGCTGTCAACTATGCTGCAGGAATGACTCCTTTGATCGTGGTGGTCGGCGACTTCAATGGTGATGGAAAATCTGACCTCGCGGTAAACAATCGTGGCTCCGCAATAATCACGATGCTTCTCGGTAACGGAGACGGGACTTTTCAAGCGGCTGTCAGCTACGGCGTGGGAACGGATGCTTTCCGTCTGACTGTGGGTGACTTCAATATGGATGGGAAATCAGATCTTGCGGTTGTTTGCTTTGGTTCCAACTCCGTCAACGGTACCACGTCTGTGCTGCTGGGTAAAAGTGATGGCACCTTTCAGGAGGCAGTCAACTACGATGCGGGATCGACTCTTGCGGCCATTGTGAACGGGGACTTCAATGGCGATCGTAAACTTGATCTTGTAGTGGCCAATGAGAATCCGCGAGGTACGGTTTCGATGCTGCCTGGCAACGGCGATGGGACGTTCCAAAGTTTCACCAGTTTTGGTGCAGGCTCGTCGCCTTTATTCGTTGCCGTAGGAGACTTAAACGGCGACGGCAAAGAGGACCTAACCGTGGCGAATGCTGCGTCCAGCGATGTCTCGGTGCTGTTAGGGAACGGCGATGGTGGTTTCGGGGCAGCCACTAACTTCAGCGTGGCATCTTCTCCCTCCAGCGTGGCGTTGGGTGACGTCAATGGCGACGGCGCGCTCGATCTGGTTGTGGCCAACAATGGTTCCACTAACGTTTCTATCCTGATCGGAAATGGCGACGGCACATTTCACGCCGCCACCAATTATGAAGTCGGCGCGAATCCCAGGTCGGTGGTGGTGGATGACTTCAACGGTGATGGCAAGCTCGATCTGGCTGTAGCGAATCAAAACTCTACTAACGTTTCAGTGCTATTGGGTGCAGGAGACGGAACTTTTCAGGCCGCCGTCAACTACGAAGTCGGAACGCGCCCCTTTTCCGTGGCGAAAGGCGACCTCAATAATGATGGCAAGCCAGACTTGATCGTTGCGAACAATTGGTCCGCGAGTGTTTCAGTCCTGCTGGCCAATGGTGACGGGACTTTCCGCCCCCCCGAAAACTATACGGCAGGGACTGCCCCCACTTCCGTGTCGATCGGCGATCTGAACAACGACGGCAACCTCGATTTGGTTGTTGCCAACGCAGGTTCCGGCGACGTTTCGGTGTTAGTAGGTAACGGAGATGGTACCTTCCAGATCGCCGTCAATTACGGGGTCGGAACGAATCCTGAATCCGTCCTGGTAGGCGACTTTAATGGTGATGGCAAGCTTGACCTGGCTGTTGCCAACGCTGCCTCTCGCAATATTTCCGTACTATTAGGTAATGGCGATGGCACCTTCCGGACGCACGTCGATTACGGGGTCGGATACTCTGCTTTTTCGGTCGCGGCTGGCGATTTCAACAGTGATGGGAAGCTTGATCTAGCAATAGCCAGTAGTGACGGCGGCAGCGTCTCGATACTGTTGAACACCTGCGTCTCTGCTGGCATTGACCTTGCCATTGTGCAAAGCAACTCGACCGTCACTGTTTCCTGGCCGTTGCCGTCCACCGGATTTGTTCTGGAATCCACGGCCAGTCTGAGCGTCACCAACTGGCAACCGGCCGTGGAAACGGCCACGACCAACAATGGCCGCTTGGAAATCACCGCGCCGGTCACGCAGCAGGAACGCTACTTCCGTTTGCGCAAACCGTAACGCGACGCACTCATATTTCCTCGATCGGGGATTGTGCGGACTCAAAGTTTCTGGCTTTATCTGAGGTGTCGCGACAGTGGTGCCGTCTATGAACGCACAACCAATCAAGGTGTTGCTGGTGGGGCACGAGTCAGTCCATGCCGGTCTGGCGCGGGAAGTCCCGCGCGCAAAGGCACGGCTCGAATTGTCCCGCGCCGGACGAATTGAAGAGGCAGGGCAACGCCTCGGCGAGGGCGCGTTCGACGTTGTCCTGCTCGACCTGATGGCCCCGGATGCAAAGGGGCTGGCTGGTTTTCGCGATCTTCGCGCGGCGGTTCCTTCCATGCCCGTCGTCGTCCTGGCCGGCGCGGATGACGAGGCGCTCGCGTTCCAGGCGGTGCGCGAAGGCGCCCAGGACTATCTCGTGAAGGGCGAGTTTGACGGGCCGATGCTCTCGCGCGTCATTCGTTACGCGATCGAGCGCAAGCGGGCCGAGGAGGAACTGCGCCAGAGCGCGGAGTTTTTCAAACTCATTTCGGAAAACGTCACCGACCTGATCGCGGTGATCGATCGGGATGGGAAACGGTTGTACAACAGTCCTTCGTACGAAAAAAGCCTGGGCGACGCGTCCCATTTGCAGGGCACGAATTCGTTCCAGGAAATCCATCCGGACGACAAGGAAAAGATCACACGGATTTTTCAGGAAACCATCGCGACCGGCGCCGGGCGGCGGTCCGAATACCGGATGTTGCTTTCGGACGGAAGCATTCGCCATATCGAGTCGCAGGGCAGCGTGATCAAGGACGCGAACGGCAGGACGAGCAAGGTGGTGGTGGTGTCGCGCGACATCACGGAGCGCATCCGGCAGATGGAGGTGTTGCAGAAGGCGCTGGCCGAATTGCATGAAGCGCACGAGGAGTTGAAGACCGCGCAGATGCAACTGGTCCAGTCGGAGAAACTCGAGGCAGTCAGCACATTTGCCGGCGGCATTGCGCATGAAGTGAAGAATCCGCTGCAGACGATCATCCTCGGCGTGGATTTTTTGAAAAACACCCTTGAAACCGCCGGCGAGGACGTGAAGATGGTACTCACGGAGATGGACAACGCGGCGCGGCGCGCCGACGCCGTCATCCGCGGCATGGTCGAATTCTCCTCCTACAACAAGCGCGACGTGCGGGACCATGATTTGAGCCGGATCGTGGAACAGTCGTTGCGCTCGGTGGAAAGCGAGATGACCGCGCACTCGGTCAGGTTGTTCAAGGACCTGGCTTCCAGCCTGCCGCCGGTCCGGCTCGATTTGAAGACCGTCAAACACGTTTT is from Candidatus Angelobacter sp. and encodes:
- a CDS encoding PAS domain S-box protein, giving the protein MNAQPIKVLLVGHESVHAGLAREVPRAKARLELSRAGRIEEAGQRLGEGAFDVVLLDLMAPDAKGLAGFRDLRAAVPSMPVVVLAGADDEALAFQAVREGAQDYLVKGEFDGPMLSRVIRYAIERKRAEEELRQSAEFFKLISENVTDLIAVIDRDGKRLYNSPSYEKSLGDASHLQGTNSFQEIHPDDKEKITRIFQETIATGAGRRSEYRMLLSDGSIRHIESQGSVIKDANGRTSKVVVVSRDITERIRQMEVLQKALAELHEAHEELKTAQMQLVQSEKLEAVSTFAGGIAHEVKNPLQTIILGVDFLKNTLETAGEDVKMVLTEMDNAARRADAVIRGMVEFSSYNKRDVRDHDLSRIVEQSLRSVESEMTAHSVRLFKDLASSLPPVRLDLKTVKHVFINLLLGSIRAMSGGGTLTVKTFLKQLSKDEGWSGRTPGQLKAGDTVVAAEVEDDGPGVIESKLADKSERAFATELIRKGVLDLMVLKKVVELYGGMIRIINRKEGGVKVTVMFKTQRKEGS